In Gammaproteobacteria bacterium, one DNA window encodes the following:
- a CDS encoding VOC family protein has product MTQIAKNTICLWYDNDAENAARFYAETFPDSSVGTVHRAPGDYPSGKEGDVLTVEFTVMGIPCLGLNGGPAFTHNEAFSFQVATEDQSETDRYWNAIVGNGGQESDCGWCKDKWGISWQITPVALTKAFTNPDRVAAKRAFDAMMTMKKIDIAAIEAAFRG; this is encoded by the coding sequence ATGACCCAGATTGCAAAGAACACGATCTGCCTCTGGTACGACAACGATGCCGAGAATGCTGCGCGATTTTATGCCGAGACATTTCCCGATTCGTCAGTCGGTACAGTGCATCGCGCACCCGGGGATTATCCGTCGGGCAAAGAAGGCGATGTATTGACGGTCGAGTTCACCGTCATGGGCATCCCATGCCTTGGACTCAATGGCGGGCCTGCGTTCACGCACAACGAAGCATTTTCGTTTCAGGTAGCGACCGAAGATCAAAGTGAAACGGATCGCTATTGGAACGCTATCGTCGGTAACGGCGGGCAGGAGAGCGATTGCGGTTGGTGCAAGGACAAGTGGGGTATTTCCTGGCAGATTACGCCGGTTGCCCTGACGAAAGCATTCACTAATCCTGACCGCGTAGCTGCCAAACGGGCATTCGACGCGATGATGACGATGAAGAAAATCGACATTGCCGCAATCGAAGCGGCATTTCGCGGTTGA
- a CDS encoding ABC-F family ATPase yields MITTANITMQFGAKPLFENVSVKFGGGNRYGLIGANGCGKSTFMKILGGDLEPTAGNVSVDSGERVGKLRQDQFAFEDCLVIDTVMMGHADLWRIKQERDAIYANPEATEDDYMHAAELESQFAELDGYSAEARAGELLLGVGIPSSQHQGLMSAIAPGYKLRVLLAQALFSNPDILLLDEPTNNLDINTIRWLEDVINASKNTIIIISHDRHFLNSVCTHMADLDYGELRIYPGNYDDYMTASTQARERMLADNAKKKAQIADLQSFVSRFSANASKARQATSRARQIEKIKLEDVKPSSRQYPFIRFEFHDKEKLHRLAVSLQAIGKTFPGMDRPLFKDLSLNIEAGEKVAIIGPNGIGKTTLLRCLAGDLAPDSGEIKWTDKANPGYFPQDHAADFAQELSLMEWMDQWRRGSDDDQTIRGTLGRLLFSGDDTKKSTKVISGGEQGRMLFGKLILQKPNVLLMDEPTNHLDMESIESLNSALERYTGTLIFISHDREFVSSLATRILEMTPDGINDFKGNYEDYLRSQGIE; encoded by the coding sequence TTGATTACAACCGCCAATATCACCATGCAATTCGGCGCCAAGCCGCTGTTTGAGAACGTTTCGGTTAAATTCGGCGGGGGTAACCGCTATGGGTTGATCGGCGCGAATGGTTGCGGCAAGTCGACGTTCATGAAAATTCTCGGCGGGGATCTGGAGCCGACCGCCGGTAATGTTTCGGTCGACAGCGGCGAGCGGGTGGGCAAGTTGCGCCAGGATCAATTCGCGTTTGAAGATTGTCTGGTGATCGATACGGTGATGATGGGGCACGCGGATTTATGGCGCATCAAGCAGGAACGCGACGCCATTTACGCCAACCCGGAGGCTACTGAGGACGATTATATGCACGCAGCGGAGTTGGAGTCGCAATTCGCCGAGCTGGATGGTTATTCGGCGGAAGCGCGCGCCGGGGAATTGCTGCTCGGCGTCGGCATTCCGTCTTCCCAGCATCAGGGATTGATGAGCGCCATCGCGCCGGGTTATAAATTGCGCGTGTTACTGGCGCAGGCGTTGTTTTCCAATCCCGACATCCTGCTGCTGGACGAGCCTACCAATAACCTCGACATCAATACCATCCGCTGGCTGGAGGATGTGATCAACGCCAGCAAGAACACCATTATCATCATTTCGCACGACCGGCACTTTTTGAACAGCGTGTGCACGCACATGGCCGATCTGGATTACGGCGAACTACGTATTTATCCTGGCAATTACGACGATTACATGACCGCTTCGACCCAGGCGCGCGAACGCATGCTGGCCGACAATGCGAAGAAAAAAGCGCAGATCGCCGACTTGCAGTCGTTTGTCAGCCGTTTTTCCGCGAATGCGTCGAAAGCCCGGCAAGCTACCAGCCGCGCACGGCAAATCGAGAAAATCAAGCTGGAAGACGTCAAACCGTCCAGCCGCCAGTATCCGTTCATCCGCTTTGAATTTCACGATAAGGAAAAATTGCATCGCCTGGCCGTTTCCCTTCAGGCCATTGGCAAGACTTTCCCCGGCATGGACAGACCGTTGTTCAAGGATTTGAGTTTGAACATCGAAGCGGGCGAGAAAGTCGCCATCATCGGCCCGAACGGCATCGGCAAGACCACGCTGCTGCGCTGCCTGGCGGGCGATCTCGCGCCGGATTCCGGCGAAATCAAATGGACCGACAAGGCCAACCCCGGTTACTTCCCGCAAGACCACGCAGCCGATTTTGCGCAAGAACTGTCATTGATGGAATGGATGGATCAGTGGCGGCGAGGCAGCGATGACGATCAAACGATTCGCGGTACGCTGGGCCGATTATTATTCTCTGGTGACGACACCAAAAAATCCACGAAAGTCATTTCCGGCGGAGAACAAGGCCGCATGCTGTTCGGCAAGCTGATCCTGCAAAAACCGAACGTGCTGCTGATGGACGAACCGACCAATCACCTCGATATGGAATCGATCGAATCGCTGAACAGCGCGCTGGAACGGTATACCGGCACGCTGATTTTCATCTCCCACGACCGCGAATTTGTCTCCTCACTGGCCACGCGCATTCTGGAAATGACGCCGGACGGCATCAACGACTTCAAAGGGAATTACGAGGATTATTTGCGTTCGCAGGGAATTGAGTGA
- a CDS encoding PIN domain-containing protein — MSGEFIDTNVFIYLFDETDARKRGIAERLVRNALETRSACISHQVVQETLNVVTRKLPFPMSPENAQRFLQQILTPLWRVMPSPALYQRGLDLQARYSFSFYDALIVAAAFESGSTRLYTEDLQHGQQIDGLLIENPFVD, encoded by the coding sequence ATGAGCGGTGAATTTATCGATACGAACGTTTTTATCTACCTGTTCGACGAAACCGATGCGCGCAAACGCGGAATTGCGGAGCGATTGGTCCGGAATGCGCTGGAAACACGCAGTGCCTGTATCAGCCATCAAGTTGTTCAAGAAACGCTCAACGTTGTAACGCGAAAACTACCTTTCCCCATGAGCCCGGAAAATGCTCAGCGTTTTCTGCAACAAATTCTGACGCCCTTATGGCGCGTCATGCCCAGTCCGGCGCTTTACCAACGCGGCCTTGACCTGCAAGCACGCTATAGCTTCAGTTTTTACGATGCTTTGATTGTTGCCGCAGCCTTTGAATCCGGCAGCACACGTTTGTACACGGAAGATTTGCAGCACGGCCAGCAAATCGACGGGCTGTTGATTGAGAATCCTTTTGTCGACTGA
- a CDS encoding M1 family peptidase, translating into MIPATFIRNCFFVFFVCFIAAPAISAPVPFKMNDVEYDITVKIDPANRTLEGKSLVTVHRPRELQLLLGAGYEVTQAEFNDGPLGIGREQSNQPHIWNIPFHFRQQIQFLIQWKGVLAPLDTALDHRQTLARPVAVSGVGGTFLPDSSDWYPRIAGQMARYKVSIELPTGQKGLVAGRLIEESDSEQGYRATFEFSQPAEGIDLMAGPYAIDTLMHHNIKQKPVQLRTYFHPQISQLSKDYLDAVKGYLDRYESEIGEYPYSEFSVVSSPTPTGFGMPTLTYLGVDVLQLPFIRSTSLGHEVLHNWWGNGVYPDYKSGNWSEGLTTFMADYAYKEQESETAAREMRLGWLRDFAALQPGQDAPLTAFTSRTHGASKIVGYNKAAMFFFMLRDHLGEAIFQRALQGLWATRRFQITSWKEVQKIFELVSGQSLEPFFAQWLTRSGAPAIEIAEVKNSAADSGYQLSITLKQAEPAYQLQVPVAIETQQGSAVHRLDLQQAQQTFTLKLAHKPLAVSLDPDLRLFRQLASGEAPPILREVMVNAATQTVLLSAQAEARKIAETLAAKLQDRKLETIAPDDPLPAAPTLVIGLQAEVDAWLAAKQLPARPDETGKKGSAQVWTVTRSEGVSLAIISAQDAASLEALIRPLPHYGRQSYLIFDGRQAIDKGVWPMQVQKVAVE; encoded by the coding sequence ATGATTCCCGCTACGTTTATCCGCAATTGTTTTTTTGTTTTTTTCGTCTGTTTTATTGCAGCACCCGCAATATCCGCGCCCGTGCCGTTCAAGATGAACGATGTCGAATACGACATCACGGTCAAAATCGACCCGGCGAATCGCACATTGGAAGGAAAAAGCCTCGTTACCGTGCATAGGCCGCGCGAACTGCAATTGCTGCTGGGAGCCGGGTATGAAGTGACGCAAGCGGAATTCAATGACGGCCCGCTGGGCATCGGACGCGAACAAAGCAATCAGCCGCATATTTGGAACATTCCGTTTCATTTCCGCCAGCAAATCCAGTTTCTGATTCAGTGGAAAGGTGTACTGGCACCGCTGGATACCGCGCTCGACCATCGCCAGACATTGGCCAGACCGGTGGCGGTGAGCGGCGTGGGAGGCACGTTCCTGCCAGATAGCTCGGATTGGTATCCGCGCATTGCCGGACAAATGGCGCGCTATAAAGTCAGCATCGAGCTGCCGACCGGGCAGAAAGGTTTGGTGGCGGGCCGGCTCATCGAAGAAAGCGATTCGGAACAAGGTTACCGGGCGACGTTTGAATTTTCTCAACCGGCCGAAGGCATCGATTTAATGGCCGGGCCGTATGCGATCGACACGTTGATGCATCACAATATCAAGCAGAAGCCAGTGCAATTGCGCACCTATTTTCATCCGCAAATCAGCCAATTGTCGAAGGATTATCTCGATGCCGTGAAAGGTTATCTGGACCGGTACGAATCCGAAATCGGCGAATATCCATACAGCGAATTCAGCGTGGTATCCAGCCCCACGCCGACCGGCTTCGGCATGCCGACGCTGACTTATCTCGGTGTCGATGTTTTGCAACTGCCGTTTATCCGCAGCACATCGCTCGGACATGAAGTGCTGCACAATTGGTGGGGCAACGGCGTGTATCCGGATTACAAAAGCGGCAACTGGTCCGAAGGGCTGACCACGTTCATGGCCGATTACGCCTATAAGGAACAGGAAAGCGAAACGGCCGCGCGTGAAATGCGCCTCGGCTGGCTGCGTGACTTTGCCGCGTTGCAACCGGGTCAGGATGCGCCGCTGACGGCGTTTACCTCGCGCACGCACGGCGCATCGAAAATCGTCGGTTACAACAAAGCCGCGATGTTTTTCTTCATGCTGCGCGATCATCTGGGTGAAGCGATTTTTCAACGCGCTTTGCAGGGGCTGTGGGCCACCCGGCGTTTCCAGATTACCTCATGGAAAGAAGTGCAAAAAATTTTTGAATTGGTTTCCGGCCAATCGCTGGAGCCTTTTTTTGCGCAATGGCTAACTCGCAGTGGCGCGCCCGCGATTGAAATTGCCGAGGTGAAAAATAGCGCGGCGGATTCCGGCTATCAATTATCGATTACGCTGAAACAAGCCGAACCGGCGTATCAACTGCAAGTGCCGGTCGCAATCGAAACGCAGCAGGGTAGCGCCGTTCACCGGCTGGATTTGCAGCAAGCGCAGCAAACGTTCACGCTGAAGCTGGCGCACAAACCGCTGGCCGTTTCGCTTGATCCCGATCTGCGCCTATTCCGGCAATTGGCGTCCGGCGAAGCGCCGCCGATTCTGCGCGAAGTGATGGTCAACGCCGCCACGCAAACGGTTTTATTGTCCGCTCAAGCCGAGGCCCGCAAAATTGCCGAAACCCTCGCTGCCAAACTACAAGACCGCAAACTTGAAACAATCGCACCGGACGATCCGCTTCCCGCCGCACCGACTCTGGTGATCGGTCTGCAAGCGGAAGTCGATGCCTGGCTTGCTGCTAAGCAGCTCCCGGCCCGGCCGGATGAAACCGGCAAAAAGGGCAGTGCGCAAGTCTGGACAGTGACACGTAGTGAGGGCGTATCGCTCGCCATCATTTCCGCGCAAGACGCCGCTTCGCTCGAAGCACTGATCCGCCCGCTGCCGCATTACGGACGGCAAAGTTATCTGATATTTGACGGCCGGCAGGCGATTGACAAAGGGGTTTGGCCGATGCAGGTACAGAAGGTGGCTGTTGAGTGA
- a CDS encoding ChaN family lipoprotein: MTNCKITRRNSLMCVVAVLMSLAMNPAGAVITPAKKPAPANCVPLGDWIVPGSGKASQQEVIARAAKASVVLLGETHINADHHRWQLQTLAALHAQRPNMVIGFEMFPRRVQPALDKWIAGELSEKEFLRAAEWDHVWNTDANLYLPLFHFARMNRIPMLALNIEANLRRQVAEKGFYGVPVEEREGLTRPAEPSQAYVDYLLPIYKQHDRKHKKDNETTQDDPDFRRFIGGQQLWDRAMAQILQQALTRSTAAEKPLVVGVMGTGHVLHGFGVTHQLHDLGIKSVAALLPWDSDKSCKNLVAGVADAVFGVLPHVSESYRPQFQRLGIRYEMGRGGAVILQVEKNSIAEAAKLQDSDVILEMAGVPVKTLEDVTTIVKRQAPGTWLPMKVKRDDQEMQVIAKFPAAKH; the protein is encoded by the coding sequence ATGACAAATTGCAAAATAACCCGGCGTAATAGCTTGATGTGTGTGGTTGCTGTGCTCATGAGTCTGGCGATGAATCCCGCTGGTGCGGTGATTACTCCGGCGAAAAAACCGGCTCCGGCTAATTGCGTGCCACTGGGGGACTGGATCGTTCCCGGTTCCGGCAAGGCCTCGCAGCAGGAAGTGATCGCGCGCGCCGCCAAGGCGTCGGTGGTGCTGCTCGGTGAAACGCACATCAATGCCGATCATCACCGCTGGCAATTGCAGACGCTGGCGGCTTTGCACGCGCAGCGCCCGAACATGGTGATCGGTTTTGAAATGTTTCCGCGTCGCGTGCAACCTGCACTGGATAAGTGGATTGCCGGTGAATTGAGCGAAAAGGAATTTTTGCGTGCGGCGGAGTGGGATCACGTATGGAATACCGACGCCAATTTGTATTTGCCGTTGTTTCATTTCGCCCGCATGAATCGCATTCCGATGCTGGCGTTGAATATCGAAGCGAACCTGCGCCGCCAGGTGGCGGAGAAGGGATTTTACGGCGTGCCGGTAGAGGAACGCGAAGGCTTGACGCGCCCAGCGGAACCCAGTCAGGCGTATGTCGATTATTTGCTGCCGATTTATAAACAACACGACCGCAAACATAAAAAAGACAATGAAACCACGCAGGACGATCCGGATTTCCGCCGCTTTATTGGCGGACAGCAATTGTGGGATCGCGCCATGGCGCAAATTCTGCAGCAAGCGCTAACGCGTTCAACGGCTGCGGAAAAACCACTGGTGGTCGGTGTCATGGGCACGGGCCATGTGCTGCACGGTTTTGGCGTGACGCATCAATTGCACGATTTGGGCATCAAGTCTGTCGCCGCATTACTGCCTTGGGATAGCGATAAATCCTGCAAAAATCTGGTTGCCGGTGTGGCCGACGCGGTGTTCGGCGTGTTGCCGCATGTTTCCGAATCTTACCGTCCGCAATTCCAGCGTCTCGGTATCCGCTACGAGATGGGCAGGGGTGGCGCGGTCATTTTGCAAGTGGAAAAAAACAGTATCGCCGAGGCCGCCAAGTTGCAGGATTCCGATGTGATTCTGGAAATGGCCGGTGTGCCGGTTAAAACACTGGAAGATGTGACCACCATCGTGAAACGCCAAGCGCCGGGAACCTGGTTGCCGATGAAAGTTAAGCGTGACGACCAGGAAATGCAGGTTATCGCCAAATTTCCGGCAGCAAAGCATTAA
- the purL gene encoding phosphoribosylformylglycinamidine synthase, with the protein MLQFCGGHALSPFRLEKLRKEINALNLPVTAIETEYWHFCQVTRTLQDEEFNALRRLLNHDPAQENAQHLGEFFLVLPRPGTISPWSSKATDIAQHCGLAAVERIERGIAFYIQCASPLSVEDKTRLRPLLHDRMTEAVFASFADAEKLFQHFPPQPLSTVDVLGGGIDALRQANQSMGLALSADEIEYLAQHFQKMARNPTDVELMMFAQANSEHCRHKIFNADWIIDGKPQDKSLFAMIRNTHQTHPQGTLVAYADNASVIEGAEINRFYPGNGQEYGYALEKTHMLMKVETHNHPTAISPFPGAATGVGGEIRDEGATGRGAKPKAGLCGFSVSNLNIPDFAQPWEAEHDGQARYGKPGRIASALQIMLEGPIGGAAFNNEFGRPNLAGYFRTFEERVGGEMRGYHKPVMLAGGVGQISDAHVRKEKFPPGALLVQLGGPGLLIGLGGGAASSMDTGANTEALDFDSVQRGNPEMQRRAQEVIDRCWQLQRSGEDNPILFIHDVGAGGLSNAFPELVHDSGRGGRFDLRAVPSEETSMSPMQIWSNEAQERYVLAIRPESLALFRSICERERCPFAVVGEATNDEQLQVTDAQSPLPPVDMPLPVLLGKPPKMTRDVAHGNRILPPLDWDDIDLADAVYRVLRLPAVADKTFLIAIGDRSVGGLSARDQMVGPWQIPVADVAVTCMGYQTVLGEAFAIGERTPLALIDPKAAARMAVGEAITNIAAAAIGSIEKIKLSANWMAAAGHPGEDAGLYDAVHAVGMELCPQLGISIPVGKDSMSMKTAWEEAGTRKEVSAPLSLIISSFATVTNVRKTLTPQLRTGCGDTELILIDLGQGCNRLGGSALAQVYKQVGNTAPDIGGQTGAQQLRNFFDAIQQLNATNRLLAYHDRSDGGLLATLCEMAFAGHTGLTINLDQLCFDAQYSDIDGSELQPERLGGHFLERILAVLFNEELGAVIQIAAAQRREVMQVLADAGLRDCSFIIGYPNSSDEIRVMRNNKPILAEKRADLQRAWSETTYHMQKLRDNPACAQQEFDRLLDSADPGLQIALSYDAGDDVAAPFIQTGVHPRLAVLREQGVNGHVEMAAAFDRAGFSAVDVHMSDIIAGRLSLRDFTGFVACGGFSYGDVLGAGEGWAKSILFNPRARDEFAAFFERGDTFALGVCNGCQMMSNLHEIIPGAEHWPRFKRNVSEQFEARFVMVEVQSSPSLLFDGMAGSRMPITVAHGEGKVEFSPGHAERAGSLVTLRYVDNHGRITENYPYNPNGSIRGITGLTTPDGRFNVLMPHPERVFRVAQHSWHPDTRSDKAEDGPWMRLFRNARKWVG; encoded by the coding sequence ATGCTTCAATTTTGTGGTGGACACGCGCTTTCGCCGTTTCGTCTGGAAAAATTACGCAAGGAAATTAACGCACTGAACCTGCCGGTCACGGCGATTGAAACGGAATACTGGCATTTCTGCCAGGTGACCCGCACTCTACAAGACGAAGAGTTTAATGCGCTGCGCAGACTGCTCAATCACGATCCCGCGCAGGAAAATGCGCAGCATCTCGGTGAGTTCTTTTTGGTGTTGCCGCGCCCCGGCACCATTTCGCCGTGGTCCAGCAAAGCCACCGATATTGCGCAGCACTGCGGCCTGGCGGCGGTCGAGCGCATCGAACGCGGTATCGCGTTTTACATTCAATGCGCATCACCCTTATCCGTCGAAGATAAAACGCGGTTAAGGCCGTTGCTGCACGATCGCATGACCGAAGCGGTGTTTGCATCGTTTGCCGATGCCGAGAAGCTGTTTCAGCATTTTCCGCCGCAACCGCTTAGTACTGTCGATGTGCTCGGCGGCGGCATCGATGCATTGCGGCAAGCCAATCAAAGCATGGGACTGGCGCTGTCGGCGGATGAAATCGAATATTTGGCGCAACACTTCCAGAAAATGGCGCGCAATCCGACTGACGTTGAGCTGATGATGTTCGCACAAGCCAATTCCGAGCATTGCCGCCATAAAATTTTCAACGCCGATTGGATCATCGACGGCAAACCGCAGGACAAGTCGCTGTTTGCCATGATCCGCAACACGCATCAAACGCATCCGCAAGGCACGCTGGTGGCGTATGCCGATAACGCCAGCGTCATCGAAGGCGCGGAAATCAACCGCTTTTATCCGGGCAACGGGCAAGAGTATGGTTACGCTCTGGAAAAAACGCACATGTTGATGAAAGTTGAAACACACAATCATCCGACCGCGATCTCGCCGTTTCCAGGAGCGGCGACCGGTGTCGGCGGCGAGATTCGCGATGAAGGTGCAACCGGTCGCGGTGCGAAGCCGAAAGCCGGGTTGTGCGGTTTTTCCGTGTCCAATTTGAATATTCCGGATTTCGCGCAACCGTGGGAAGCCGAGCACGACGGTCAAGCCCGTTACGGCAAACCCGGACGCATCGCATCGGCGTTGCAAATCATGCTCGAAGGTCCGATCGGCGGCGCGGCGTTCAACAACGAATTCGGCCGCCCTAACTTGGCGGGTTATTTTCGTACCTTTGAAGAGCGTGTTGGCGGGGAAATGCGCGGATATCACAAACCGGTCATGCTGGCGGGCGGTGTCGGGCAGATTTCGGATGCGCATGTGCGCAAGGAAAAATTCCCGCCGGGTGCGTTGCTGGTCCAATTGGGCGGCCCCGGTCTGTTGATCGGTCTGGGCGGCGGCGCGGCTTCCAGCATGGATACCGGTGCCAATACCGAAGCGCTGGATTTCGATTCGGTGCAGCGCGGCAATCCGGAAATGCAGCGGCGCGCGCAGGAAGTGATCGACCGCTGCTGGCAGTTGCAGCGCAGCGGCGAGGATAATCCGATTTTGTTCATTCATGACGTTGGCGCGGGCGGTTTGTCGAATGCGTTTCCGGAGCTGGTGCACGACTCCGGCCGCGGCGGGCGCTTTGATTTACGCGCGGTGCCGTCCGAGGAAACCAGCATGTCGCCGATGCAGATCTGGAGCAACGAAGCACAGGAACGTTACGTGCTGGCGATCAGACCGGAATCGCTGGCGTTGTTCCGCAGCATTTGCGAGCGCGAACGTTGTCCTTTCGCTGTCGTCGGCGAAGCGACAAATGACGAGCAACTGCAAGTAACCGATGCGCAATCGCCGCTGCCGCCGGTCGATATGCCTTTACCGGTGCTGCTCGGCAAGCCGCCGAAAATGACACGCGACGTGGCGCATGGAAACCGGATATTGCCGCCGCTCGATTGGGACGACATCGATTTAGCGGACGCGGTTTACCGCGTTTTGCGCTTACCCGCAGTGGCTGACAAGACTTTCCTGATTGCCATCGGTGATCGTAGCGTCGGTGGTTTGTCGGCGCGCGATCAAATGGTTGGGCCGTGGCAGATTCCGGTCGCCGATGTCGCGGTGACTTGCATGGGGTACCAGACGGTGCTGGGTGAAGCGTTTGCCATTGGCGAGCGCACGCCGCTGGCGTTGATCGATCCAAAAGCCGCGGCGCGCATGGCGGTGGGTGAGGCGATCACCAATATCGCCGCGGCGGCGATCGGCAGCATTGAAAAAATCAAATTATCCGCCAACTGGATGGCGGCGGCCGGTCATCCGGGCGAAGACGCCGGTTTGTACGACGCAGTGCATGCCGTCGGCATGGAATTATGTCCGCAACTGGGCATCAGCATCCCGGTCGGCAAGGATTCGATGTCGATGAAAACAGCATGGGAAGAAGCGGGCACGCGCAAGGAAGTGTCCGCGCCGCTGTCGCTGATTATTTCGTCGTTCGCCACCGTGACCAATGTGCGCAAAACCTTGACACCGCAGTTGCGCACCGGTTGCGGCGATACTGAGTTGATCCTGATCGACCTGGGCCAAGGATGCAACCGGTTGGGCGGTTCGGCGCTGGCGCAGGTATACAAACAAGTCGGCAATACCGCACCGGACATCGGCGGTCAAACCGGTGCACAACAATTACGCAATTTCTTCGACGCGATTCAGCAGCTCAACGCGACGAATCGATTGCTCGCGTATCACGACCGTTCCGACGGCGGCCTGCTGGCGACGCTATGCGAAATGGCGTTTGCCGGGCATACCGGCTTGACGATTAATCTGGATCAATTGTGTTTCGATGCGCAATACAGCGATATCGACGGATCGGAATTGCAACCCGAGCGGCTGGGCGGACATTTTCTCGAACGCATCCTCGCCGTGCTGTTTAACGAGGAATTGGGCGCGGTCATTCAAATTGCCGCCGCGCAGCGCCGGGAAGTCATGCAAGTACTGGCGGACGCGGGATTGCGCGATTGCAGTTTTATCATCGGTTACCCGAATTCATCCGATGAAATCCGCGTGATGCGCAACAATAAGCCGATCCTGGCGGAAAAACGCGCCGATTTGCAGCGCGCCTGGTCGGAAACTACGTATCACATGCAGAAGCTGCGTGACAATCCGGCGTGCGCGCAGCAGGAATTCGATCGGCTGCTCGACAGCGCCGATCCCGGTTTGCAGATTGCATTGAGTTACGACGCCGGCGACGACGTTGCCGCGCCGTTCATCCAAACCGGTGTGCATCCGCGCCTGGCGGTGTTGCGCGAGCAAGGTGTCAACGGCCATGTCGAGATGGCGGCGGCATTCGATCGCGCCGGTTTTAGCGCGGTTGACGTGCACATGAGCGACATCATCGCCGGACGGTTGTCACTGAGAGATTTCACCGGGTTTGTCGCGTGCGGCGGTTTTTCTTACGGCGACGTGCTCGGCGCCGGCGAAGGCTGGGCCAAATCGATTCTGTTCAATCCGCGCGCACGCGATGAGTTTGCAGCGTTTTTTGAGCGCGGCGATACCTTTGCGCTGGGCGTGTGCAACGGTTGCCAGATGATGAGCAATCTGCATGAGATTATTCCGGGAGCCGAACATTGGCCGCGATTTAAACGCAATGTGTCGGAACAATTCGAGGCGCGTTTTGTCATGGTGGAAGTGCAGTCAAGTCCGTCGCTGTTGTTCGACGGTATGGCGGGCAGCCGGATGCCGATCACGGTGGCGCACGGCGAGGGCAAAGTGGAGTTTTCTCCCGGTCATGCGGAAAGAGCCGGCAGCCTGGTAACGCTGCGTTATGTCGACAATCACGGCCGGATCACTGAAAACTATCCGTATAACCCGAACGGTTCGATTCGGGGGATAACCGGATTGACGACACCGGACGGGCGTTTCAACGTGTTGATGCCGCATCCGGAACGGGTATTTCGTGTGGCGCAACACTCGTGGCACCCGGACACACGCTCGGACAAGGCGGAAGACGGCCCGTGGATGCGGCTTTTCCGCAACGCACGCAAGTGGGTAGGGTAA